In a single window of the Drosophila albomicans strain 15112-1751.03 chromosome 3, ASM965048v2, whole genome shotgun sequence genome:
- the LOC127565596 gene encoding uncharacterized protein LOC127565596 — translation MMYFKADIFYMLIFCLRPISCGRGQTYEVTQIDTIDIPGNLVETSSRIIGRDSTINGTWEFLEEVNDDAKMEIGIFVDTAKNGDWKPRALKPPVLGVCTSLKRYFNSYIKKSFITGVTTDFDFKNGDLCPVPKGKSWIKNVILDTDKWMNVMPTGYVKVQISFTKDNVFGGAFAVIVNIENKSS, via the exons ATGATGTACTTCAAAGCTGATATCTTTTATATGTTAATTTTCTGCCTGAGACCTATAAGTTGTGGCCGT GGTCAAACCTATGAAGTGACACAAATAGATACCATTGACATTCCTGGTAATCTGGTGGAAACATCATCTAGGATAATTGGTCGCGATTCCACTATCAATGGAACCTGGGAATTTCTGGAAGAAGTGAACGATGATGCTAAAATGGAAATAGGGATATTTGTTGATACGGCCAAAAATGGTGATTGGAAACCAAGGGCATTAAAGCCTCCTGTTCTGGGGGTGTGCACTTCTTTAAAGAGATATTTCaattcatatattaaaaaatcgTTCATAACTGGCGTAACTACAGATTTCGATTTTAAAAATGGTGATCTGTGCCCAGTACCCAAAGGAAAATCTTggataaaaaatgtaatactaGACACCGATAAATGGATGAATGTAATGCCAACAGGATACGTCAAAGTGCAGATCTCCTTTACAAAGGATAATGTTTTTGGCGGAGCATTCGCTGTTATCGTTAATATCGAAAACAAGTCGTCAtaa